The Sagittula sp. P11 genome window below encodes:
- a CDS encoding ABC transporter ATP-binding protein encodes MTETPVIEIRNLHKAYGSLEVLKGVDVTARRGDVVSLIGSSGSGKSTLLRCCNLLEDSQQGDIVFKGEPVHWKGSGHARRPADPKQVLRIRTNLSMVFQQFNLWSHMTILQNVMEAPLTVLGRPRDKVERAARGYLDKVGIGDKCDAFPAQLSGGQQQRAAIARALCMEPEALLFDEPTSALDPELEQEVVKVIKALAEEGRTMLIVTHDMKMASDVSDHVIFLHRGLIEEQGPPETLFGAPKSERLQGFLQSTVHA; translated from the coding sequence TTGACCGAAACACCCGTCATCGAAATCCGTAATCTTCACAAGGCGTACGGCAGTCTCGAAGTGCTGAAGGGCGTGGATGTGACCGCCCGCCGTGGGGATGTGGTGTCGCTGATCGGATCGTCCGGGTCGGGCAAGTCCACGCTGCTGAGGTGCTGCAACTTGCTTGAGGACAGCCAGCAGGGCGACATCGTCTTCAAGGGCGAGCCGGTGCACTGGAAGGGGTCGGGCCACGCCCGCAGGCCGGCCGATCCGAAGCAGGTGCTGCGCATCCGGACCAACCTGTCGATGGTGTTCCAGCAGTTCAACCTCTGGTCCCACATGACCATCCTGCAGAACGTGATGGAGGCGCCGCTGACCGTGCTGGGCCGTCCGCGCGACAAGGTGGAGCGCGCCGCCCGCGGTTACCTCGACAAGGTGGGGATCGGCGACAAGTGCGACGCCTTTCCCGCCCAGCTTTCGGGCGGCCAGCAGCAGCGCGCCGCCATCGCCCGCGCCCTGTGCATGGAGCCGGAGGCACTGCTGTTCGACGAACCGACCTCCGCGCTCGACCCCGAGCTGGAGCAGGAAGTGGTGAAGGTCATCAAGGCGCTGGCCGAGGAAGGCCGCACCATGCTGATCGTCACCCATGACATGAAGATGGCCTCTGACGTCTCGGACCACGTGATCTTTCTGCACCGCGGTCTGATCGAGGAACAGGGCCCGCCGGAGACGCTCTTCGGTGCACCGAAATCGGAACGTCTGCAGGGGTTCCTGCAGTCGACCGTTCATGCGTGA
- a CDS encoding DUF6524 family protein: protein MSFFARWLFAFLLLAATYNPTAWNYTRWALANYEAQLPLTVLLGLLLFVGYVIYLRATLRSIGAFGMILVLAIVGAALWVLWDVGLIDLSDPGFATWIALLALSVVLGIGLSWSIIRRALSGQVDTDDVEE from the coding sequence ATGTCCTTCTTCGCCCGCTGGCTCTTTGCCTTCCTGCTGCTGGCCGCCACCTACAACCCGACGGCATGGAACTACACCCGCTGGGCGCTCGCCAACTACGAAGCCCAGCTACCGCTCACCGTGCTGCTGGGGCTCCTGCTGTTCGTCGGCTACGTCATCTACCTGCGCGCGACCCTGCGCTCCATCGGCGCCTTCGGGATGATCCTCGTGCTGGCGATCGTCGGCGCGGCGCTCTGGGTCCTGTGGGATGTCGGGCTGATCGACCTGTCGGACCCGGGCTTCGCCACATGGATCGCGCTTCTCGCGCTTTCGGTGGTGCTGGGCATCGGCCTCAGCTGGTCGATCATCCGCCGCGCGCTCTCCGGCCAGGTCGATACCGACGACGTGGAGGAATAG
- a CDS encoding CTP synthase has protein sequence MARFIFITGGVVSSLGKGLASAALGALLQARGFSVRLRKLDPYLNVDPGTMSPFEHGEVFVTDDGAETDLDLGHYERFTGVPARMTDSISSGRIYTNVLEKERRGDYLGKTIQVIPHVTNEIKDFISIGEDEVDFMLCEIGGTVGDIEGLPFFEAIRQFSQDKPRGQCIFMHLTLLPYIKASGELKTKPTQHSVKELRSIGLAPDILVCRSEGPIPAKEREKLALFCNVRPDSVIAAQDLKSIYEAPIAYHREGLDQAVLDAFGITPAPKPNLEKWEDVNDRIFNPEGEVTVAIVGKYTQLEDAYKSIAEALTHGGMANRVKVNVEWVDAELFEREDPGPYLENYDAILVPGGFGERGTEGKIKAAQYAREHKIPYLGICLGMQMAVIEAARNVAGVKKAGSEEFDHEAGEKRFEPVVYHLKEWIQGNEKVNRRPDDAKGGTMRLGAYDAVLTEGSRVAKVYGRTTIDERHRHRYEVDIKYKDALEASGLRFSGMSPDGRLPEIVEWPDHPWFIGVQFHPELKSKPFDPHPLFRDFVRAAKEVSRLV, from the coding sequence ATGGCGCGTTTCATCTTCATCACCGGCGGTGTGGTCTCTTCGCTCGGCAAGGGACTGGCTTCCGCCGCGCTGGGGGCGCTGTTGCAGGCAAGGGGCTTCTCCGTCCGTCTGCGCAAGCTCGACCCCTATCTGAACGTCGATCCGGGCACCATGTCGCCCTTCGAACACGGCGAGGTCTTCGTCACCGACGACGGCGCAGAGACCGACCTCGACCTCGGGCACTACGAACGCTTCACCGGCGTTCCGGCCCGCATGACCGATTCCATCTCCTCGGGGCGGATCTACACCAACGTGCTCGAAAAGGAGCGCCGCGGCGACTACCTCGGCAAGACGATCCAGGTGATCCCGCACGTCACCAACGAGATCAAGGACTTCATCTCCATCGGAGAGGACGAGGTCGACTTCATGCTCTGCGAGATCGGCGGCACCGTCGGCGACATCGAGGGGCTGCCCTTCTTCGAGGCGATCCGCCAGTTCTCCCAGGACAAGCCGCGCGGCCAGTGCATCTTCATGCACCTGACGCTGCTGCCTTACATCAAGGCCAGCGGCGAGCTTAAGACCAAGCCCACGCAGCACTCCGTCAAGGAACTCCGGTCCATCGGTCTCGCGCCCGACATCCTCGTCTGCCGCTCCGAAGGGCCCATCCCGGCGAAGGAGCGCGAGAAGCTGGCGCTGTTCTGCAACGTCCGCCCCGACAGCGTGATCGCCGCGCAGGATCTCAAGTCGATCTACGAGGCGCCCATCGCCTATCACCGCGAGGGGCTGGATCAGGCCGTGCTCGACGCCTTCGGGATCACCCCCGCGCCGAAGCCCAACCTCGAGAAGTGGGAAGACGTCAACGACCGCATCTTCAACCCCGAGGGCGAGGTCACCGTCGCCATCGTCGGCAAGTACACCCAGCTCGAGGACGCCTACAAATCCATTGCCGAGGCGCTGACCCACGGCGGCATGGCGAACCGCGTCAAGGTCAACGTCGAATGGGTCGACGCGGAACTGTTCGAGCGTGAGGACCCCGGCCCCTACCTCGAGAACTACGATGCCATCCTCGTCCCCGGCGGCTTCGGCGAACGCGGGACGGAGGGCAAGATCAAGGCCGCGCAATACGCACGCGAGCACAAGATCCCCTACCTGGGCATCTGTCTGGGTATGCAGATGGCGGTGATCGAGGCCGCCCGCAACGTCGCGGGCGTCAAGAAGGCCGGCTCCGAGGAGTTCGACCACGAGGCCGGCGAAAAGCGGTTCGAGCCGGTGGTCTACCACCTCAAGGAATGGATCCAGGGCAACGAGAAGGTCAACCGCCGCCCGGACGACGCCAAGGGCGGCACCATGCGCCTCGGCGCCTACGACGCCGTGCTGACCGAAGGCTCCCGCGTGGCGAAGGTCTACGGCCGCACGACCATCGACGAACGTCACCGCCACCGCTACGAGGTCGACATCAAGTACAAGGACGCGCTGGAGGCCTCCGGCCTGCGCTTCTCGGGCATGTCCCCGGACGGCCGTCTGCCGGAAATCGTCGAATGGCCGGACCACCCGTGGTTCATCGGCGTCCAGTTCCACCCGGAGCTGAAGTCCAAACCCTTCGACCCGCACCCGCTGTTCAGGGACTTCGTGCGCGCGGCCAAGGAAGTGTCGCGGCTGGTCTGA
- a CDS encoding adenylosuccinate synthase, which yields MANVVVVGAQWGDEGKGKIVDWLSERADVICRFQGGHNAGHTLVIDGKVYKLNALPSGVVRGGKLSVIGNGVVLDPWHLVREIATIREQGVEITPETLMIAENTPLILPIHGELDRAREEAASKGTKIGTTGRGIGPAYEDKVGRRSVRVADLADEATLVARVDRALQHHDPLRKGLGIEPVDREGLIAALKEIAAEILPYAAPVWKVLNEKRRSGSRILFEGAQGALLDIDFGTYPFVTSSNVIAGQAATGTGIGPGAIDYVLGIVKAYTTRVGEGPFPTELHDADGQRLGERGHEFGTVTGRKRRCGWFDAALVRQTCATSGVNGISLTKLDVLDGFETLKICVGYDLDGKRLDYLPFASEEQARCVPVYEEMEGWSESTEGARSWADLPGAAVKYVRRVEELIGCPVALLSTSPEREDTILVTDPFAD from the coding sequence ATGGCAAACGTGGTTGTCGTGGGCGCCCAGTGGGGCGACGAGGGCAAGGGCAAGATCGTGGACTGGCTGTCCGAGCGCGCCGACGTGATCTGCCGTTTCCAGGGGGGCCACAACGCGGGCCACACGCTGGTGATCGACGGCAAGGTCTACAAGCTGAACGCGCTGCCGTCCGGCGTCGTGCGCGGCGGCAAGTTGTCGGTGATCGGCAACGGCGTGGTGCTGGACCCCTGGCACCTGGTCAGGGAGATCGCGACGATCCGCGAGCAGGGCGTCGAGATCACGCCCGAGACGCTGATGATCGCCGAGAACACGCCGCTGATCCTGCCGATCCACGGCGAACTGGACCGGGCGCGGGAAGAGGCGGCCTCCAAGGGCACGAAGATCGGCACCACCGGGCGCGGCATCGGCCCAGCCTACGAGGACAAGGTCGGCCGCCGCTCGGTGCGTGTCGCGGATCTGGCAGACGAGGCGACGCTGGTCGCGCGCGTCGACCGGGCGCTGCAGCACCACGATCCGCTGCGCAAGGGCCTGGGCATCGAGCCGGTGGACCGCGAGGGCCTGATCGCCGCGCTGAAGGAGATCGCGGCGGAGATCCTGCCCTATGCGGCCCCGGTGTGGAAGGTTCTGAACGAAAAGCGTCGTTCCGGGTCGCGTATCCTGTTCGAAGGGGCGCAGGGCGCCCTGCTGGACATCGACTTCGGCACCTATCCGTTTGTCACCTCGTCCAACGTGATCGCCGGGCAGGCGGCCACCGGGACGGGCATCGGCCCGGGCGCCATCGACTACGTGCTGGGCATCGTGAAGGCCTACACCACGCGCGTCGGTGAGGGCCCGTTCCCCACGGAGCTGCACGATGCGGACGGTCAGCGGCTGGGCGAGCGCGGCCACGAGTTCGGCACGGTGACGGGCCGCAAGCGGCGCTGCGGCTGGTTCGACGCGGCACTGGTGCGCCAGACCTGCGCGACGAGCGGCGTCAACGGCATCTCGCTGACCAAGCTGGACGTGCTGGACGGCTTCGAGACGCTGAAGATCTGCGTGGGCTACGACCTCGACGGCAAGCGGCTGGATTACCTGCCCTTCGCCTCGGAAGAGCAGGCGCGCTGCGTGCCGGTCTACGAAGAGATGGAAGGCTGGTCGGAATCGACCGAGGGCGCGCGGTCTTGGGCGGACCTGCCGGGCGCCGCGGTCAAGTACGTGCGCCGGGTGGAGGAGCTGATCGGCTGCCCGGTGGCGCTGCTCTCGACCTCGCCGGAGCGGGAGGACACGATCCTCGTGACCGACCCGTTCGCGGACTGA
- a CDS encoding TerB family tellurite resistance protein, which translates to MFERLTTFFRSKPATPEPLPELDAKYALGTLLVRVAQADSAYLFEEIEQIDRTLAEWNDLNPVEAAKMRAMCERLAHTIADDAELAGLIRNHVDYAHRLEAVQALWRVARSDGITDTREQALVDLVETHLGIERTDSEEARLASVIP; encoded by the coding sequence ATGTTCGAACGCCTGACAACCTTCTTCCGCAGCAAGCCGGCCACACCTGAACCGCTGCCGGAACTGGACGCGAAATACGCGCTGGGGACTCTGCTGGTTCGGGTGGCGCAAGCGGACAGCGCGTATCTCTTCGAGGAAATCGAGCAGATCGACCGGACGCTGGCCGAGTGGAACGACCTCAACCCGGTCGAGGCCGCCAAGATGCGGGCCATGTGCGAACGGCTGGCCCACACGATCGCCGACGACGCCGAGCTGGCCGGGCTGATTCGCAACCACGTGGACTATGCCCACCGGCTGGAGGCCGTGCAGGCGCTGTGGCGGGTGGCGCGCTCGGACGGCATCACCGACACGCGCGAACAGGCACTGGTCGATCTCGTGGAAACCCACCTGGGCATCGAACGGACCGATTCCGAGGAAGCGCGGCTGGCCTCTGTCATTCCGTGA
- a CDS encoding 23S rRNA (adenine(2030)-N(6))-methyltransferase RlmJ — protein MLSYQHAYHAGNLADVHKHAALAWALDYMMKKPKPLTYIETHAGRALYDLGGAEAQKTGEAAQGIARLLEQIPATHPYRVAVEQVRTAHGPNAYPGSPMIAQTLLRDDDRLHLAELHPQEHAALRTALRSPTTQIYNQDGFELALSLTPPDPRRGLMLIDPSWEVKSDYVTVPRTVQAIAAKWNVGIVMIWYPILTEKPHLPMIQTLQAAFPDALTHEVAFPPAREGHRMVGSGLFVINPPWGLEAELQHLSGSLFSDRKPPRRSGR, from the coding sequence ATGCTGTCCTATCAACACGCCTATCACGCCGGGAATCTGGCGGACGTCCACAAGCACGCCGCGCTGGCGTGGGCGCTGGACTACATGATGAAGAAGCCCAAACCGCTCACCTACATCGAGACGCACGCCGGGCGCGCGCTCTACGATCTGGGCGGTGCGGAAGCGCAGAAAACCGGCGAGGCGGCGCAGGGCATCGCGCGGCTGCTGGAACAGATCCCCGCCACGCATCCCTATCGCGTTGCGGTTGAGCAGGTCCGCACGGCCCATGGCCCGAACGCCTACCCCGGATCGCCGATGATCGCCCAAACCCTGCTGCGCGACGACGACCGCCTGCACCTGGCCGAACTGCACCCGCAGGAACACGCCGCCCTGCGCACGGCCCTCCGCTCCCCCACCACCCAGATCTACAACCAGGACGGTTTCGAGCTCGCTCTGTCGCTCACCCCGCCCGATCCGCGCCGGGGCCTGATGCTGATCGACCCGAGCTGGGAGGTGAAGTCCGACTACGTCACCGTGCCCCGCACCGTGCAGGCCATCGCGGCCAAGTGGAACGTGGGCATCGTCATGATCTGGTATCCGATCCTGACTGAGAAACCACATCTGCCGATGATCCAAACGCTTCAGGCCGCCTTCCCCGATGCGCTAACGCACGAGGTCGCCTTTCCGCCCGCGCGCGAAGGACACCGGATGGTCGGCTCCGGCCTGTTCGTCATCAACCCGCCCTGGGGGCTGGAGGCAGAGTTGCAACACCTCTCCGGAAGTTTGTTTTCGGACCGGAAACCGCCCCGGCGCAGCGGGCGTTGA
- the secG gene encoding preprotein translocase subunit SecG, with protein sequence MQNVILIIHLLLALGLIGVVLLQRNEGGGLGMGGGGGPAGARAPTTPLAKVTWVLAIAFIVTSITLTIIAAQNSAGTSILDRLAPAGRSTQEEPATTPGGDINTDDLLAPPSSGGNTDAPLVPSAD encoded by the coding sequence ATGCAAAACGTCATCCTCATCATCCACCTCCTTCTCGCCCTCGGCCTGATCGGAGTCGTGCTTCTCCAGCGCAATGAAGGGGGCGGCCTGGGTATGGGCGGCGGTGGCGGTCCGGCGGGCGCCCGCGCGCCCACCACGCCGCTGGCAAAGGTGACTTGGGTGCTGGCCATCGCCTTCATCGTCACCTCGATCACCCTGACGATCATCGCGGCGCAGAACTCTGCCGGGACCTCGATCCTCGACCGTCTCGCACCCGCGGGCCGCTCCACGCAGGAAGAGCCTGCGACCACGCCCGGCGGTGACATCAACACCGACGACCTGCTGGCGCCGCCGTCCTCGGGCGGCAACACCGACGCGCCGCTGGTCCCCAGCGCGGACTGA
- a CDS encoding TerB family tellurite resistance protein, translating to MFADFLKRLTDPKPAQLPDEDARLALTALLVRVARADGVYDSAEAQRIDRITTARYALSPEAAQDLRAQAEELESQAPDTVRFTRAIKDAVPYDQRIAVIEALWLVVLADDDRDAREDALLRLVSNLLGISDVDSALARQRVEDRA from the coding sequence ATGTTCGCCGATTTTCTAAAAAGACTCACCGATCCTAAGCCCGCGCAGCTTCCCGATGAAGACGCCCGGCTGGCCCTGACGGCGCTGTTGGTTCGGGTCGCCCGCGCCGACGGTGTCTATGACAGTGCCGAAGCGCAACGCATCGACCGGATCACCACCGCGCGCTACGCGCTCAGCCCCGAGGCTGCGCAGGACCTCCGCGCACAGGCCGAAGAGCTCGAGTCTCAGGCGCCCGACACTGTCCGCTTTACCCGCGCCATCAAGGATGCCGTGCCCTACGACCAGCGCATCGCGGTGATCGAGGCGCTCTGGCTGGTGGTGCTGGCGGACGACGACCGCGACGCGCGAGAAGATGCGCTGCTGCGGCTGGTGTCGAACCTGCTGGGCATCAGCGACGTGGACAGCGCGCTGGCCCGCCAGAGGGTCGAAGACAGGGCATGA
- a CDS encoding DUF2842 domain-containing protein — MALSYKARRRWSLVILVIGMPLYIVAAVTLVNWLDRPAIWLEFLVYVVLGVLWAVPFRFVFRGVGQADPDAPRDEE; from the coding sequence ATGGCCCTGTCCTACAAAGCGCGGCGGCGGTGGTCGCTGGTGATCCTGGTGATCGGCATGCCGCTTTACATCGTGGCGGCGGTGACGCTGGTGAACTGGCTGGACCGTCCGGCGATCTGGTTGGAGTTCCTGGTCTACGTAGTGCTGGGCGTGCTCTGGGCGGTGCCCTTCCGCTTCGTCTTTCGCGGCGTGGGGCAGGCCGACCCGGACGCGCCGCGCGACGAGGAGTGA
- a CDS encoding ABC transporter permease produces MFNFCTDPSVLDGLAWLSCYLTTGKHVAIYWSIGTVLLLLAITAPVALAFGLGGAMAARSRFLPLSLFGRGYIAIVRGVPDIAFFLFFVIALDQFFEWIRHEVKCPDWDMPIRQGNDFVVCAAAKLPLGNAPQWQHETYGFLLAVLTFSIVFGAFAANVLFGAMRAVPQAQLETAEAYGMSPRQTTWRILIPQMWVYALPGLSNLWMVLIKATPLLFLLGVEDIVYWARELGGAKTARFTDYPHGDWRMWYFLALLVFYLLFTWVSEKVLARVMQKLTHGQATMGGETQRKAA; encoded by the coding sequence ATGTTCAATTTCTGCACGGACCCGAGCGTTTTGGACGGCCTCGCGTGGCTGTCGTGCTACCTGACCACGGGCAAGCACGTTGCGATCTACTGGTCCATCGGCACGGTTCTGCTGCTGCTGGCGATCACCGCGCCCGTGGCCTTGGCCTTCGGGCTTGGCGGGGCGATGGCGGCGCGGTCGCGGTTCCTGCCGCTGTCGCTGTTCGGCCGGGGCTACATCGCCATCGTCCGGGGCGTGCCGGACATCGCCTTCTTCCTGTTCTTCGTGATCGCGCTCGACCAGTTCTTCGAATGGATTCGGCACGAGGTCAAATGCCCGGACTGGGACATGCCGATCCGGCAGGGCAACGACTTCGTGGTCTGCGCCGCCGCCAAGCTGCCTCTGGGCAACGCGCCGCAATGGCAGCACGAAACCTACGGGTTCCTGCTGGCCGTGCTGACCTTCTCCATCGTCTTCGGGGCCTTTGCCGCCAACGTGCTGTTCGGCGCCATGCGTGCGGTGCCACAGGCGCAGCTCGAGACGGCGGAGGCCTACGGCATGTCCCCCCGCCAGACGACATGGCGCATCCTGATCCCGCAGATGTGGGTCTACGCCCTGCCCGGCCTGTCCAACCTCTGGATGGTGCTGATCAAGGCGACGCCGCTCCTGTTCCTGCTGGGGGTCGAGGACATCGTCTACTGGGCGCGCGAGCTGGGCGGCGCCAAGACCGCACGCTTCACCGACTACCCGCACGGCGACTGGCGCATGTGGTACTTCCTCGCGCTGCTCGTCTTCTATCTGCTGTTCACTTGGGTGTCCGAGAAGGTGCTGGCGCGCGTCATGCAGAAGCTGACCCATGGACAGGCCACCATGGGCGGCGAAACACAGAGGAAGGCGGCATGA
- a CDS encoding phosphate/phosphite/phosphonate ABC transporter substrate-binding protein, giving the protein MIASLPMYWRQENATAWRRLWTLVRDTSPGLPPLTPPEDLPQDWMDHWRAPDLALSQTCGLPFRAALHRSVDYVGTLDFDLPDTPPGHYYSVVLTRIGEDRPEQNLRLAYNSADSQSGWAATEGARFAGYIPTGAHRASAEAVSRGAADVAFVDAVTWRLVEAYDPDLAQRLTVRRRTRPTPGLPLIAARGSDLSPLQKGISHALDRLTAEDRRALGGPRGLVVLEVDAYLALPIPAPPPV; this is encoded by the coding sequence ATGATCGCCAGCCTGCCGATGTACTGGCGGCAGGAAAACGCGACGGCGTGGCGGCGGCTGTGGACACTGGTGCGGGACACCTCACCGGGCCTGCCGCCCCTGACCCCGCCCGAAGACCTGCCGCAGGACTGGATGGATCACTGGCGCGCGCCGGACCTCGCCCTGTCCCAGACATGCGGGCTGCCCTTTCGCGCCGCCCTGCACAGGTCCGTCGACTACGTGGGCACCCTCGACTTCGACCTGCCCGACACGCCCCCCGGTCACTATTACTCCGTCGTTCTGACCCGCATCGGCGAGGACCGACCGGAACAAAACCTGCGCCTTGCCTACAATTCCGCCGACAGCCAGTCGGGCTGGGCAGCAACGGAAGGTGCCCGGTTCGCCGGCTACATCCCGACCGGCGCGCACCGTGCGTCGGCGGAGGCCGTGTCGCGGGGTGCGGCGGACGTGGCCTTTGTCGACGCGGTGACCTGGCGGCTGGTGGAGGCATACGACCCGGATCTGGCGCAACGACTGACCGTCCGGCGACGCACGCGCCCCACCCCCGGCCTGCCCCTGATCGCGGCGCGCGGGTCCGACCTCTCGCCGCTCCAGAAGGGCATCTCCCACGCGCTCGACCGGCTGACCGCCGAGGACCGGCGTGCGCTTGGCGGGCCGCGCGGGCTGGTGGTCCTGGAGGTGGATGCCTATCTCGCCCTGCCCATCCCGGCGCCGCCGCCTGTTTGA
- a CDS encoding transporter substrate-binding domain-containing protein, with the protein MKNLLIGTAALAMMAGAAMAESHSVVRMGTEGAYPPYNFINDAGEVDGFERELGDELCARAELTCEWVTNEWDSIIPNLVSGNYDTIIAGMSITDERDEVIDFTQNYTQPDPSAFLAMDGTELDLEGGVIAAQANTIQASYVAEQGATLLEFATPDETIAAVRNGEADAVLADRAYLEPIEAENADLVFVGENVLIGGGIGLGLRESDGELREKFDAAIQSMKDDGSLNELIAKWEIGEGF; encoded by the coding sequence ATGAAGAACCTTCTGATCGGAACCGCGGCGCTGGCGATGATGGCCGGTGCAGCCATGGCCGAGAGCCACTCCGTCGTGCGCATGGGGACCGAGGGCGCCTACCCTCCGTACAACTTCATCAACGACGCCGGCGAGGTCGACGGCTTCGAGCGCGAACTGGGTGACGAGCTCTGCGCGCGCGCCGAACTGACCTGCGAATGGGTGACGAACGAGTGGGATTCGATCATCCCGAACCTCGTCAGCGGCAACTACGACACGATCATCGCCGGCATGTCGATCACCGACGAGCGCGACGAGGTCATCGACTTCACCCAGAACTACACCCAGCCGGACCCGTCCGCCTTCCTCGCCATGGACGGCACCGAGCTTGACCTCGAAGGCGGCGTGATCGCGGCGCAGGCCAACACGATCCAGGCCTCCTACGTGGCCGAGCAGGGCGCGACCTTGCTGGAATTCGCCACCCCGGACGAAACCATCGCCGCCGTGCGCAACGGCGAGGCGGACGCGGTTCTGGCCGACCGGGCCTACCTCGAACCGATCGAGGCAGAGAACGCGGACCTCGTCTTCGTGGGCGAGAACGTCCTGATCGGTGGCGGCATCGGCCTGGGCCTGCGCGAAAGCGACGGCGAGCTGCGCGAGAAGTTCGACGCGGCGATCCAGTCCATGAAGGACGACGGATCGCTGAACGAGCTGATCGCCAAGTGGGAAATCGGCGAAGGCTTCTGA